One segment of Solanum stenotomum isolate F172 chromosome 1, ASM1918654v1, whole genome shotgun sequence DNA contains the following:
- the LOC125847314 gene encoding heat shock 70 kDa protein, mitochondrial isoform X11, with protein sequence MTSAGLLLRPLRRSAHKIFASNTKPSWCPSHFGAKWAGLARPFSSKPAGNEIIGIDLGTTNSCVAVMEGKNPKVIENAEGARTTPSVVAFNQKGERLVGTPAKRQAVTNPANTLSGTKRLIGRRFDDPQTQKEMKMVPYKIVRGSNGDAWLEANGQQYSPSQIGAFVLTKMKETAEAYLGKSISKAVVTVPAYFNDAQRQATKDAGRIAGLDVQRIINEPTAAALSYGMNNKEGLVAVFDLGGGTFDVSILEISNGVFEVKATNGDTFLGGEDFDNALLEFLVSEFKRTEGIDLSKDKLALQRLREAAEKAKIELSSTSQTDINLPFITADASGAKHLNITLTRSKFETLVNHLIERTRNPCKNCLKDAGVSLKDVDEVLLVGGMTRVPKVQEIVSEIFGKSPSKGVNPDEAVAMGAALQGGILGGNVKELLLLDVTPLSLGIETLGGIFTRLINRNTTIPTKKSQVFSTAADNQTQVGIKVLQGEREMASDNKILGEFELVGLPPAPRGMPQIEVMFDIDANGMVTVSAKDKATGKEQQISIRSSGGLSEDEINKMVREAEMHAQKDQERKTLIDLRNSADTTIYSIEKSLNEYRDKVPAEVVTEIETAVSDLRAAMGTENIDDIKSKLDAANKAVSKIGEHMTGGGSGGASSGSQGGDQSPPEAEYEEVKK encoded by the exons GGGCTGGTCTAGCTAGACCATTCAG CTCTAAACCTGCTGGAAATGAAATAATTGGGATTGACTTGGGTACTACCAACTCTTGTGTTGCTGTGATGGAGGGGAAG AATCCTAAAGTCATTGAGAATGCTGAGGGGGCAAGAACAACTCCTTCCGTGGTTGCGTTTAACCAGAAGGGGGAACGACTTGTTGGTACTCCAGCCAAGCGTCAGGCAGTGACCAATCCCGCAAACACACTTTCTGGGACCAAGCGTCTAATTGGTAGACGCTTTGACGATCCTCAAACGCAAAAGGAGATGAAGATGGTTCCTTACAAGATTGTGAGAGGCTCAAATGGAGATGCTTGGCTTGAAGCAAATGGACAACAATATTCTCCAAGCCAAATTGGAGCATTTGTTCTAACAAAGATGAAGGAAACTGCAGAAGCCTACCTAGGGAAATCTATTAGTAAAGCTGTGGTCACTGTTCCAGCTTATTTCAATGATGCTCAGAGGCAGGCAACAAAGGATGCTGGGCGAATTGCAGGTCTTGATGTGCAAAGGATTATTAATGAGCCTACTGCAGCTGCGCTCTCTTATGGTATGAACAACAAAGAAGGTCTTGTTGCTGTTTTTGATCTAGGTGGTGGAACTTTTGATGTTTCAATTCTGGAGATATCAAATGGCGTTTTTGAA GTCAAGGCAACCAATGGTGACACCTTTCTAGGAGGAGAGGATTTTGACAACGCATTGTTAGAGTTTTTAGTGAGCGAGTTCAAGAGGACTGAGGGAATTGACCTATCAAAAGACAAGCTTGCCCTACAAAGACTTCGAGAGGCAGCTGAGAAAGCAAAGATAGAGCTTTCATCAACATCTCAAACTGATATTAACTTGCCGTTTATCACAGCCGATGCATCAGGGGCTAAACATCTGAATATCACACTGACAAGATCAAAATTTGAGACATTGGTGAACCACTTAATTGAGAGGACAAGGAATCCTTGCAAGAATTGTTTGAAGGATGCTGGAGTATCTTTAAAAGATGTGGATGAGGTCCTCCTTGTTGGAGGTATGACTCGGGTTCCTAAGGTGCAGGAAATAGTTTCTGAGATATTTGGTAAAAGCCCAAGCAAAGGTGTCAATCCAGATGAGGCAGTTGCCATGGGAGCGGCACTTCAAGGTGGTATTCTCGGTGGCAACGTTAAAGAGTTGCTTCTTTTGGATGTAACTCCGCTATCTCTCGGTATTGAGACATTGGGAGGCATCTTTACCAGGTTAATTAACAGGAATACCACCATTCCCACAAAGAAGAGTCAG GTGTTTTCTACTGCTGCTGACAACCAAACTCAAGTGGGCATTAAGGTATTACAAGGTGAACGTGAAATGGCATCTGACAATAAGATTTTGGGTGAATTCGAACTTGTAGGTCTTCCTCCGGCGCCAAGAGGCATGCCTCAGATAGAGGTCATGTTTGACATAGATGCAAATGGAATGGTCACTGTGTCCGCCAAGGATAAGGCTACTGGCAAAGAGCAGCAGATCAGCATCCGGTCATCTGGTGGTCTGTCGGAAGATGAGATAAACAAGATGGTCAGGGAAGCTGAGATGCATGCCCAGAAGGATCAAGAGCGCAAGACACTTATTGATCTCAGGAACAGTGCAGATACTACCATATACAGCATTGAAAAGAGCTTGAATGAATACAGGGACAAGGTCCCCGCAGAGGTGGTTACAGAAATTGAGACAGCTGTTTCGGACTTGAGAGCAGCAATGGGGACTGAAAACATTGATGATATCAAGTCGAAACTTGATGCAGCAAACAAAGCTGTTTCCAAGATTGGAGAGCACATGACCGGCGGCGGTTCTGGTGGTGCGTCCAGTGGTTCACAAGGAGGAGATCAATCACCACCTGAGGCTGAATACGAGGAAgtgaagaaataa
- the LOC125847314 gene encoding heat shock 70 kDa protein, mitochondrial isoform X8 — MATAALLRSLRRREFATSSISAYRTLASNTKPSWCPSLVGAKWAGLARPFSSKPAGNEIIGIDLGTTNSCVAVMEGKNPKVIENAEGARTTPSVVAFNQKGERLVGTPAKRQAVTNPANTLSGTKRLIGRRFDDPQTQKEMKMVPYKIVRGSNGDAWLEANGQQYSPSQIGAFVLTKMKETAEAYLGKSISKAVVTVPAYFNDAQRQATKDAGRIAGLDVQRIINEPTAAALSYGMNNKEGLVAVFDLGGGTFDVSILEISNGVFEVKATNGDTFLGGEDFDNALLEFLVSEFKRTEGIDLSKDKLALQRLREAAEKAKIELSSTSQTDINLPFITADASGAKHLNITLTRSKFETLVNHLIERTRNPCKNCLKDAGVSLKDVDEVLLVGGMTRVPKVQEIVSEIFGKSPSKGVNPDEAVAMGAALQGGILGGNVKELLLLDVTPLSLGIETLGGIFTRLINRNTTIPTKKSQVFSTAADNQTQVGIKVLQGEREMASDNKILGEFELVGLPPAPRGMPQIEVMFDIDANGMVTVSAKDKATGKEQQISIRSSGGLSEDEINKMVREAEMHAQKDQERKTLIDLRNSADTTIYSIEKSLNEYRDKVPAEVVTEIETAVSDLRAAMGTENIDDIKSKLDAANKAVSKIGEHMTGGGSGGASSGSQGGDQSPPEAEYEEVKK, encoded by the exons CTCTAAACCTGCTGGAAATGAAATAATTGGGATTGACTTGGGTACTACCAACTCTTGTGTTGCTGTGATGGAGGGGAAG AATCCTAAAGTCATTGAGAATGCTGAGGGGGCAAGAACAACTCCTTCCGTGGTTGCGTTTAACCAGAAGGGGGAACGACTTGTTGGTACTCCAGCCAAGCGTCAGGCAGTGACCAATCCCGCAAACACACTTTCTGGGACCAAGCGTCTAATTGGTAGACGCTTTGACGATCCTCAAACGCAAAAGGAGATGAAGATGGTTCCTTACAAGATTGTGAGAGGCTCAAATGGAGATGCTTGGCTTGAAGCAAATGGACAACAATATTCTCCAAGCCAAATTGGAGCATTTGTTCTAACAAAGATGAAGGAAACTGCAGAAGCCTACCTAGGGAAATCTATTAGTAAAGCTGTGGTCACTGTTCCAGCTTATTTCAATGATGCTCAGAGGCAGGCAACAAAGGATGCTGGGCGAATTGCAGGTCTTGATGTGCAAAGGATTATTAATGAGCCTACTGCAGCTGCGCTCTCTTATGGTATGAACAACAAAGAAGGTCTTGTTGCTGTTTTTGATCTAGGTGGTGGAACTTTTGATGTTTCAATTCTGGAGATATCAAATGGCGTTTTTGAA GTCAAGGCAACCAATGGTGACACCTTTCTAGGAGGAGAGGATTTTGACAACGCATTGTTAGAGTTTTTAGTGAGCGAGTTCAAGAGGACTGAGGGAATTGACCTATCAAAAGACAAGCTTGCCCTACAAAGACTTCGAGAGGCAGCTGAGAAAGCAAAGATAGAGCTTTCATCAACATCTCAAACTGATATTAACTTGCCGTTTATCACAGCCGATGCATCAGGGGCTAAACATCTGAATATCACACTGACAAGATCAAAATTTGAGACATTGGTGAACCACTTAATTGAGAGGACAAGGAATCCTTGCAAGAATTGTTTGAAGGATGCTGGAGTATCTTTAAAAGATGTGGATGAGGTCCTCCTTGTTGGAGGTATGACTCGGGTTCCTAAGGTGCAGGAAATAGTTTCTGAGATATTTGGTAAAAGCCCAAGCAAAGGTGTCAATCCAGATGAGGCAGTTGCCATGGGAGCGGCACTTCAAGGTGGTATTCTCGGTGGCAACGTTAAAGAGTTGCTTCTTTTGGATGTAACTCCGCTATCTCTCGGTATTGAGACATTGGGAGGCATCTTTACCAGGTTAATTAACAGGAATACCACCATTCCCACAAAGAAGAGTCAG GTGTTTTCTACTGCTGCTGACAACCAAACTCAAGTGGGCATTAAGGTATTACAAGGTGAACGTGAAATGGCATCTGACAATAAGATTTTGGGTGAATTCGAACTTGTAGGTCTTCCTCCGGCGCCAAGAGGCATGCCTCAGATAGAGGTCATGTTTGACATAGATGCAAATGGAATGGTCACTGTGTCCGCCAAGGATAAGGCTACTGGCAAAGAGCAGCAGATCAGCATCCGGTCATCTGGTGGTCTGTCGGAAGATGAGATAAACAAGATGGTCAGGGAAGCTGAGATGCATGCCCAGAAGGATCAAGAGCGCAAGACACTTATTGATCTCAGGAACAGTGCAGATACTACCATATACAGCATTGAAAAGAGCTTGAATGAATACAGGGACAAGGTCCCCGCAGAGGTGGTTACAGAAATTGAGACAGCTGTTTCGGACTTGAGAGCAGCAATGGGGACTGAAAACATTGATGATATCAAGTCGAAACTTGATGCAGCAAACAAAGCTGTTTCCAAGATTGGAGAGCACATGACCGGCGGCGGTTCTGGTGGTGCGTCCAGTGGTTCACAAGGAGGAGATCAATCACCACCTGAGGCTGAATACGAGGAAgtgaagaaataa
- the LOC125847314 gene encoding heat shock 70 kDa protein, mitochondrial isoform X5, producing MATAALLRSLRRREFATSSISAYRTFASNTKPSWCPSHFGAKWAGLARPFSSKPAGNEIIGIDLGTTNSCVAVMEGKNPKVIENAEGARTTPSVVAFNQKGERLVGTPAKRQAVTNPANTLSGTKRLIGRRFDDPQTQKEMKMVPYKIVRGSNGDAWLEANGQQYSPSQIGAFVLTKMKETAEAYLGKSISKAVVTVPAYFNDAQRQATKDAGRIAGLDVQRIINEPTAAALSYGMNNKEGLVAVFDLGGGTFDVSILEISNGVFEVKATNGDTFLGGEDFDNALLEFLVSEFKRTEGIDLSKDKLALQRLREAAEKAKIELSSTSQTDINLPFITADASGAKHLNITLTRSKFETLVNHLIERTRNPCKNCLKDAGVSLKDVDEVLLVGGMTRVPKVQEIVSEIFGKSPSKGVNPDEAVAMGAALQGGILGGNVKELLLLDVTPLSLGIETLGGIFTRLINRNTTIPTKKSQVFSTAADNQTQVGIKVLQGEREMASDNKILGEFELVGLPPAPRGMPQIEVMFDIDANGMVTVSAKDKATGKEQQISIRSSGGLSEDEINKMVREAEMHAQKDQERKTLIDLRNSADTTIYSIEKSLNEYRDKVPAEVVTEIETAVSDLRAAMGTENIDDIKSKLDAANKAVSKIGEHMTGGGSGGASSGSQGGDQSPPEAEYEEVKK from the exons GGGCTGGTCTAGCTAGACCATTCAG CTCTAAACCTGCTGGAAATGAAATAATTGGGATTGACTTGGGTACTACCAACTCTTGTGTTGCTGTGATGGAGGGGAAG AATCCTAAAGTCATTGAGAATGCTGAGGGGGCAAGAACAACTCCTTCCGTGGTTGCGTTTAACCAGAAGGGGGAACGACTTGTTGGTACTCCAGCCAAGCGTCAGGCAGTGACCAATCCCGCAAACACACTTTCTGGGACCAAGCGTCTAATTGGTAGACGCTTTGACGATCCTCAAACGCAAAAGGAGATGAAGATGGTTCCTTACAAGATTGTGAGAGGCTCAAATGGAGATGCTTGGCTTGAAGCAAATGGACAACAATATTCTCCAAGCCAAATTGGAGCATTTGTTCTAACAAAGATGAAGGAAACTGCAGAAGCCTACCTAGGGAAATCTATTAGTAAAGCTGTGGTCACTGTTCCAGCTTATTTCAATGATGCTCAGAGGCAGGCAACAAAGGATGCTGGGCGAATTGCAGGTCTTGATGTGCAAAGGATTATTAATGAGCCTACTGCAGCTGCGCTCTCTTATGGTATGAACAACAAAGAAGGTCTTGTTGCTGTTTTTGATCTAGGTGGTGGAACTTTTGATGTTTCAATTCTGGAGATATCAAATGGCGTTTTTGAA GTCAAGGCAACCAATGGTGACACCTTTCTAGGAGGAGAGGATTTTGACAACGCATTGTTAGAGTTTTTAGTGAGCGAGTTCAAGAGGACTGAGGGAATTGACCTATCAAAAGACAAGCTTGCCCTACAAAGACTTCGAGAGGCAGCTGAGAAAGCAAAGATAGAGCTTTCATCAACATCTCAAACTGATATTAACTTGCCGTTTATCACAGCCGATGCATCAGGGGCTAAACATCTGAATATCACACTGACAAGATCAAAATTTGAGACATTGGTGAACCACTTAATTGAGAGGACAAGGAATCCTTGCAAGAATTGTTTGAAGGATGCTGGAGTATCTTTAAAAGATGTGGATGAGGTCCTCCTTGTTGGAGGTATGACTCGGGTTCCTAAGGTGCAGGAAATAGTTTCTGAGATATTTGGTAAAAGCCCAAGCAAAGGTGTCAATCCAGATGAGGCAGTTGCCATGGGAGCGGCACTTCAAGGTGGTATTCTCGGTGGCAACGTTAAAGAGTTGCTTCTTTTGGATGTAACTCCGCTATCTCTCGGTATTGAGACATTGGGAGGCATCTTTACCAGGTTAATTAACAGGAATACCACCATTCCCACAAAGAAGAGTCAG GTGTTTTCTACTGCTGCTGACAACCAAACTCAAGTGGGCATTAAGGTATTACAAGGTGAACGTGAAATGGCATCTGACAATAAGATTTTGGGTGAATTCGAACTTGTAGGTCTTCCTCCGGCGCCAAGAGGCATGCCTCAGATAGAGGTCATGTTTGACATAGATGCAAATGGAATGGTCACTGTGTCCGCCAAGGATAAGGCTACTGGCAAAGAGCAGCAGATCAGCATCCGGTCATCTGGTGGTCTGTCGGAAGATGAGATAAACAAGATGGTCAGGGAAGCTGAGATGCATGCCCAGAAGGATCAAGAGCGCAAGACACTTATTGATCTCAGGAACAGTGCAGATACTACCATATACAGCATTGAAAAGAGCTTGAATGAATACAGGGACAAGGTCCCCGCAGAGGTGGTTACAGAAATTGAGACAGCTGTTTCGGACTTGAGAGCAGCAATGGGGACTGAAAACATTGATGATATCAAGTCGAAACTTGATGCAGCAAACAAAGCTGTTTCCAAGATTGGAGAGCACATGACCGGCGGCGGTTCTGGTGGTGCGTCCAGTGGTTCACAAGGAGGAGATCAATCACCACCTGAGGCTGAATACGAGGAAgtgaagaaataa
- the LOC125847314 gene encoding heat shock 70 kDa protein, mitochondrial isoform X9: MATAALLRSLRRREFATSSISAYRTFASNTKPSWCPSHFGAKWAGLARPFSSKPAGNEIIGIDLGTTNSCVAVMEGKNPKVIENAEGARTTPSVVAFNQKGERLVGTPAKRQAVTNPANTLSGTKRLIGRRFDDPQTQKEMKMVPYKIVRGSNGDAWLEANGQQYSPSQIGAFVLTKMKETAEAYLGKSISKAVVTVPAYFNDAQRQATKDAGRIAGLDVQRIINEPTAAALSYGMNNKEGLVAVFDLGGGTFDVSILEISNGVFEVKATNGDTFLGGEDFDNALLEFLVSEFKRTEGIDLSKDKLALQRLREAAEKAKIELSSTSQTDINLPFITADASGAKHLNITLTRSKFETLVNHLIERTRNPCKNCLKDAGVSLKDVDEVLLVGGMTRVPKVQEIVSEIFGKSPSKGVNPDEAVAMGAALQGGILGGNVKELLLLDVTPLSLGIETLGGIFTRLINRNTTIPTKKSQVFSTAADNQTQVGIKVLQGEREMASDNKILGEFELVGLPPAPRGMPQIEVMFDIDANGMVTVSAKDKATGKEQQISIRSSGGLSEDEINKMVREAEMHAQKDQERKTLIDLRNSADTTIYSIEKSLNEYRDKVPAEVVTEIETAVSDLRAAMGTENIDDIKSKLDAANKAVSKIGEHMTGGGSGGASSGSQGGDQSPPEAEYEEVKK, encoded by the exons CTCTAAACCTGCTGGAAATGAAATAATTGGGATTGACTTGGGTACTACCAACTCTTGTGTTGCTGTGATGGAGGGGAAG AATCCTAAAGTCATTGAGAATGCTGAGGGGGCAAGAACAACTCCTTCCGTGGTTGCGTTTAACCAGAAGGGGGAACGACTTGTTGGTACTCCAGCCAAGCGTCAGGCAGTGACCAATCCCGCAAACACACTTTCTGGGACCAAGCGTCTAATTGGTAGACGCTTTGACGATCCTCAAACGCAAAAGGAGATGAAGATGGTTCCTTACAAGATTGTGAGAGGCTCAAATGGAGATGCTTGGCTTGAAGCAAATGGACAACAATATTCTCCAAGCCAAATTGGAGCATTTGTTCTAACAAAGATGAAGGAAACTGCAGAAGCCTACCTAGGGAAATCTATTAGTAAAGCTGTGGTCACTGTTCCAGCTTATTTCAATGATGCTCAGAGGCAGGCAACAAAGGATGCTGGGCGAATTGCAGGTCTTGATGTGCAAAGGATTATTAATGAGCCTACTGCAGCTGCGCTCTCTTATGGTATGAACAACAAAGAAGGTCTTGTTGCTGTTTTTGATCTAGGTGGTGGAACTTTTGATGTTTCAATTCTGGAGATATCAAATGGCGTTTTTGAA GTCAAGGCAACCAATGGTGACACCTTTCTAGGAGGAGAGGATTTTGACAACGCATTGTTAGAGTTTTTAGTGAGCGAGTTCAAGAGGACTGAGGGAATTGACCTATCAAAAGACAAGCTTGCCCTACAAAGACTTCGAGAGGCAGCTGAGAAAGCAAAGATAGAGCTTTCATCAACATCTCAAACTGATATTAACTTGCCGTTTATCACAGCCGATGCATCAGGGGCTAAACATCTGAATATCACACTGACAAGATCAAAATTTGAGACATTGGTGAACCACTTAATTGAGAGGACAAGGAATCCTTGCAAGAATTGTTTGAAGGATGCTGGAGTATCTTTAAAAGATGTGGATGAGGTCCTCCTTGTTGGAGGTATGACTCGGGTTCCTAAGGTGCAGGAAATAGTTTCTGAGATATTTGGTAAAAGCCCAAGCAAAGGTGTCAATCCAGATGAGGCAGTTGCCATGGGAGCGGCACTTCAAGGTGGTATTCTCGGTGGCAACGTTAAAGAGTTGCTTCTTTTGGATGTAACTCCGCTATCTCTCGGTATTGAGACATTGGGAGGCATCTTTACCAGGTTAATTAACAGGAATACCACCATTCCCACAAAGAAGAGTCAG GTGTTTTCTACTGCTGCTGACAACCAAACTCAAGTGGGCATTAAGGTATTACAAGGTGAACGTGAAATGGCATCTGACAATAAGATTTTGGGTGAATTCGAACTTGTAGGTCTTCCTCCGGCGCCAAGAGGCATGCCTCAGATAGAGGTCATGTTTGACATAGATGCAAATGGAATGGTCACTGTGTCCGCCAAGGATAAGGCTACTGGCAAAGAGCAGCAGATCAGCATCCGGTCATCTGGTGGTCTGTCGGAAGATGAGATAAACAAGATGGTCAGGGAAGCTGAGATGCATGCCCAGAAGGATCAAGAGCGCAAGACACTTATTGATCTCAGGAACAGTGCAGATACTACCATATACAGCATTGAAAAGAGCTTGAATGAATACAGGGACAAGGTCCCCGCAGAGGTGGTTACAGAAATTGAGACAGCTGTTTCGGACTTGAGAGCAGCAATGGGGACTGAAAACATTGATGATATCAAGTCGAAACTTGATGCAGCAAACAAAGCTGTTTCCAAGATTGGAGAGCACATGACCGGCGGCGGTTCTGGTGGTGCGTCCAGTGGTTCACAAGGAGGAGATCAATCACCACCTGAGGCTGAATACGAGGAAgtgaagaaataa